CGCGGCGCTGGATCATCTCGACCGGCTCGCCCTGCGCGTCGAACTCGCGGATGTGCTTGCGCAGGAACCAGCCAGGTCGCTTGACCGCGAGCGAATCGCCGAACGCCTGATAGGAGACCATCGACGCCAACGTCTTCGGAAAGTCGCCGACGTCTTCGGTGAGCGTTTCGATCCAGAAGCCCGGCTCACCCCACAGCTCCTCTTCACCGCCGATGATGAGCGTCGTGTAGTACTCCTGGTAGGCGCCGCTCTCGCCTTTCACCACCGTGAGGTACCGCACCCAGGATCCGACCTTGAAGGTCGCCGGCTTGGAGTAGTCCACCATGGCCGAGCCTTCGACCGCGGGGTCCGAATCCGACGCGGAGCCCCGCACCGAGGTAAGTGCGAGGGCCAGCACGAAGAGTGGGAGGAGTCGGACGGCACGAGGCATGCAAAGCTCCACGGATCGGGTCGGTGAGGAACCGGGCTCGCCGGCGCGGCGGTGGATTATCGCGCAGCCGCGCGCCGCGCCCAAGTTCGGTCCACGTCAGATCTGCATGCCTCGGTCCCGTCCCGCTCCCGCGTCGACGCCAACGTGAACGATTTCGCTTCCGAAGTGGTCGTATCGGCGCCGGGTCCGGTGCCGGCGCCGATACTCGATCCCGGGCTGGCTCCGCGCGGTGCAGGGGCGAGTGCGCGCCGGCGCACGGGGCCGCGCGAGCGGCTGAACCTGCAGGGCGCCGGCGCGCTGACCGATGGCGAGCTGATCGCGCTGGTGCTGGGCTCGGGCGTGGCGGGGCGAGGTGCGCTGCGGATCGGTGCCGGGCCATCATGCGATCCGCGGCCCCGACGACGTGATGAGCTGCGTGCCCGACCTGATCCGCGAGCGGCGCGAGCACTTCGTGGTGCTGCTGCTCAACGCGCGTCACGAGCTGCAGGCGCGCGAGACGATCTCGATCGGGAGCCTCAACGCATCGATCGTTCACCCGCGCGAGGTGTTCCTGCCGGCAATTCTTCAATCGGCGGCGAGTGTCGTGCTGGTCCACAACCATCCGAGCGGTGATCCCGAGCCCAGCGAGGAGGACCTCACGATCACCCGCCGGCTGGTGCAGGTCGGCGACCTGATCGGGATCGGAGTGCTGGACCACGTGATCGTGGCGGCACGCGGACACCTGAGCTTTCGGTCGCGCGGGCTGCTGTGAGCGGGCGGCCGGACTAGCCCGACGAGGGCGCGCGGCGGATCAGCATCAGCGTGAGGTCGTCGGTGCGCGGCGCGTCGCCGAGGAAGTTGTCGACGCGCTGGAGCACTTCGGCGCGAGCCGCGGGGAGCGACTCGAAGCCACACACCGCGCGCATCACCTCGTGGACGCGTTCGTCGTCGAACATCTGGCCATCCGGCGTCTGAGCCTCGGGAATGCCGTCGCTGAACAGCGCGAGCAGCCCGCCGGGTTCGATGCGAACCGACTGGGTGGTGTACGGGAACTCGGCGAGCACGCCGAACGGCAGGCCGGTGCTCTCCAGCTCGATCACAGTGTCCCTGGACACCAGGCACGGCGAGGGGTGCCCCGCGTTGACGTAGTCGAGTGCCCCGGTCGCCGGATCGAGACAGCCCACGATCCCGGTCACGAAGCGTCCCGCGTCGGTGCTGCGGTGCATGAACGAGCTGAGTCGGCTCGAGAGGGCCCCCGGATCGTGCAGCGTCTCGTAGAGGACTCGGGCCGAGGCGAGAAACGACGACATCAGCAATGCGGCACCCATGCCCTTGCCGGTCACGTCGCCGAGTACGAACAGCAGCCGGCCGTCCGGAAGGATCGAGAAGTCGTACAGGTCGCCGCCCACTTCGTAGCACGACTCGAGGCACGCATCGATCTCCCAGCCCGGCAGATGCGGCGGAGTCGGCAACAGCTGGCGCTGGATCTGGGTCGCGGTCTCGAGCTCCTGCGCCATGCGCAACCGCGCCTGCTCGGCATCGAGCAGGCGGGCATTCGTGATCTTGACCGCCGCCATATTGGCGAGCAGCGTGAGCACCTCGAGCTGCGGCTCGCCGAGCAGCAGGCCGGGCTCCTGGCTGTCGACATAGACCAGTCCGAGCACCTTCTGGTTGTCGAACAGCGGCACCGCGAGTGCCGAGCGCACCGCCTGCGCCACGATGCTGTGCTGCTGGCCGAACCGCGGGTCGCTCGCGGTGTCGGCGGTCACCACCGAGGTGCACTCGTCGAGCACCACGCGCAGGATCGAGCTCGAGATCGCGAGCGGACCGTCGGGCCGGCCGGCGCGGACGCGTGCCGCGACCTGCTCGAGTTCCCCGCTCGTCTCGTCGCGCAACAGGATCACGTGGCGCGAAGCGGGCACCGCCCGTACCACCAGGTCGAGCAGGCTTTCGCAGGTCTCGCGCATCGGCCGCGGCAGCACCAGCAGCTGGCCCGCCTCGGCCAGCAGCCCGACCACGGATTGCCCGCCGGCCGGTTCGGCGGTGCGGCGACCGAGGATCTCGTCGGCCCGCACCTTGATCGAGGTGCTGAGCGGCGATCCGTCGGTGAGCTGAACGCTGCGGCGTGCCTCGGGGGAGGTCACCACCAGCATCAGATGTCCGACCTCGATGCGGTCGCCGGCCACGATCGGAAGCGCCTGGACCGCCTCGACTCCATTCACGCGCGTGCCGTTGCGGCTGCCCAGATCGCGCAGCTGATAGCGTTCGCCGTCTCGCAGTACCTCGGCGTGCTCGCGCGAGACGCTCGCGTCCTGGAGCTGGATGGTGCTCTTCGAGGAGCGACCGATCAGGGTGCGCTCGGCGGTCAGCTGCCAGGCGGAGATCTCGGGTCCGGAGGCGGTGGTCAGATAGAGCGGCATGCGCGGCACTCTAGCCTGCCTCGCGACGAGGGTCGACCCCGGGTGCGCTCAGCGCAGGTGAGTGATCCGCGCGATGCGATCCTGGCCGGCCCACCGCACGCGCACGAAGTAGAGCCCCGGTCGAGTTCCGCGCGGCCACTCGAGCTCCAGTGCGGTGGGGCCCGCGCTCAGCGCATCGAAGCGGCGCTCGAACACCCGGCGTCCCGCAATGTCGAGCACTTGGAGCTCGGCGGCGCCGGCGGTCGGCAGCCGCAGGTGAGCCACGAACGGTCCGGCAGTCGGATTGGGTCCCACCGCCAGTTCGAGCGACGGTCGATCGATCGGGACCGCGATCTCGATCTCGGTTCGTTCGGGGTGCTGAACCAGCAGGCGGTAGCGATAGATGCGGCCCGGCGTGACCGAGTCGTCGTGATAGCCGACCGAAGTCGGCGAAACAGTGGATGCGAATCCCACACGACGCCACGCCTCACCCTCGGCCCGGCGCTCGACGCCGAGCCGAGCCCCGTCCGGCAACGCGAGATCCCAGCGAAGTTCCACGCGACCCACGTCCAGCACGGCCACATGGCCACGTGCCTCGGCGTCGAGCGCGGGCCGCGCGACGAAGGCGGGCGAGGTCACGATCTCGAGCTCATTGCCCCATCCATCGCGCGTCACGAGCCGCAGCTCGATCGCTCCGGCGAGTGAGCGCGGCAGCGC
The nucleotide sequence above comes from Candidatus Eisenbacteria bacterium. Encoded proteins:
- a CDS encoding SpoIIE family protein phosphatase; translation: MPRMPLYLTTASGPEISAWQLTAERTLIGRSSKSTIQLQDASVSREHAEVLRDGERYQLRDLGSRNGTRVNGVEAVQALPIVAGDRIEVGHLMLVVTSPEARRSVQLTDGSPLSTSIKVRADEILGRRTAEPAGGQSVVGLLAEAGQLLVLPRPMRETCESLLDLVVRAVPASRHVILLRDETSGELEQVAARVRAGRPDGPLAISSSILRVVLDECTSVVTADTASDPRFGQQHSIVAQAVRSALAVPLFDNQKVLGLVYVDSQEPGLLLGEPQLEVLTLLANMAAVKITNARLLDAEQARLRMAQELETATQIQRQLLPTPPHLPGWEIDACLESCYEVGGDLYDFSILPDGRLLFVLGDVTGKGMGAALLMSSFLASARVLYETLHDPGALSSRLSSFMHRSTDAGRFVTGIVGCLDPATGALDYVNAGHPSPCLVSRDTVIELESTGLPFGVLAEFPYTTQSVRIEPGGLLALFSDGIPEAQTPDGQMFDDERVHEVMRAVCGFESLPAARAEVLQRVDNFLGDAPRTDDLTLMLIRRAPSSG